One genomic window of Candidatus Cloacimonadota bacterium includes the following:
- a CDS encoding proline--tRNA ligase: MAKQNRTAIVPTREESYPEWYQQVIKAADMAETSEVRGCMVIKPWGYTIWENIQKNLDEMFKETGHVNAYFPLFIPKSYFEKEAEHVEGFAKECAVVTHSRLEDDGKGGLKPAGKLTEELIVRPTSETIIGASFSKWVNSYRDLPLLINQWANVVRWEMRTRLFLRTTEFLWQEGHTVHETKEEALEETYKMLDVYAKFAEEYLAIPVIKGEKTASERFPGALQTFSIEAMMQDKKALQSGTSHFLGTNFATASNIKFQNREGKEEYAWTTSWGVSTRLIGALIMAHSDDNGLVLPPKIAPTHLVIIPIYRNDEQKEKVMNFIKKLTFKIRELRFDEKNIRVQVDDRDMRGGEKIWSWIKKGVPIRLEIGMKDIENNSVFMGRRDKEPKNKISIDAKEFVQNLINILNEIQNNIYQKALQFREDNTVKIDDKKDFYQYFTPKNKENPEIHGGFALSHWCGNPECEENIKNDLKVTIRCIPIDASEENGECIYCGQKSKKRVIFAKSY, encoded by the coding sequence ATGGCAAAGCAAAATCGAACAGCGATTGTTCCTACCAGGGAAGAAAGTTATCCCGAATGGTATCAACAGGTCATCAAAGCTGCTGATATGGCGGAAACCAGCGAAGTTCGCGGATGTATGGTAATCAAGCCCTGGGGATATACGATCTGGGAAAATATTCAGAAAAATCTCGATGAAATGTTCAAAGAAACCGGACATGTAAATGCTTATTTTCCACTTTTCATACCAAAAAGTTATTTTGAAAAGGAAGCAGAACATGTAGAAGGTTTTGCCAAAGAATGTGCGGTTGTTACTCACTCGAGATTGGAAGATGACGGAAAAGGCGGACTTAAACCAGCAGGAAAACTGACCGAAGAATTGATCGTTCGTCCAACCAGCGAAACCATTATTGGAGCTTCATTCAGCAAATGGGTGAATTCATATCGCGACCTTCCGCTTTTGATTAATCAATGGGCAAATGTGGTGCGTTGGGAAATGAGAACTCGTTTGTTTTTGAGAACCACCGAATTTTTATGGCAGGAAGGTCATACAGTTCACGAAACAAAAGAAGAAGCATTGGAAGAAACATACAAGATGCTGGATGTATATGCAAAATTCGCTGAAGAATATCTGGCAATTCCAGTAATTAAAGGTGAAAAAACCGCATCCGAGAGATTCCCTGGAGCCCTTCAAACTTTTTCGATTGAAGCAATGATGCAGGATAAGAAAGCACTTCAGTCAGGAACATCTCATTTTCTGGGAACGAATTTCGCAACTGCTTCCAACATCAAATTCCAAAATAGAGAAGGAAAAGAAGAATATGCCTGGACAACTTCCTGGGGAGTTTCGACGAGATTGATCGGAGCATTAATTATGGCTCATAGTGATGATAACGGATTAGTTCTTCCTCCGAAAATTGCTCCTACTCATTTGGTCATTATTCCAATTTATCGCAATGATGAACAAAAAGAAAAGGTGATGAATTTCATTAAAAAACTGACATTTAAAATCAGAGAATTAAGATTTGATGAGAAGAATATCAGAGTTCAAGTTGATGATCGAGACATGCGAGGTGGAGAAAAGATCTGGAGTTGGATCAAAAAAGGTGTTCCGATCCGTCTGGAAATCGGGATGAAAGATATCGAGAATAATTCGGTCTTTATGGGAAGAAGAGACAAAGAACCGAAAAACAAAATCAGCATCGATGCGAAAGAATTTGTGCAAAACCTGATAAATATCCTTAATGAAATTCAGAATAATATTTATCAAAAAGCTTTGCAATTTCGAGAAGATAACACGGTGAAAATAGATGATAAAAAAGATTTCTATCAATATTTCACACCCAAAAATAAAGAAAATCCTGAAATTCATGGAGGTTTTGCTTTGAGTCATTGGTGTGGAAATCCCGAATGTGAAGAAAACATCAAAAATGATTTGAAAGTTACGATTCGCTGTATTCCAATCGATGCATCTGAAGAAAATGGAGAATGTATTTATTGCGGACAAAAAAGTAAAAAAAGAGTGATCTTCGCTAAAAGTTATTAA